The Herminiimonas arsenitoxidans genome window below encodes:
- a CDS encoding BON domain-containing protein, giving the protein MNTLSNRSKVAIAGSLLAVLFASGCERRTPETTGSAAPSESPATTGVTPPTAVPDTAPASPAPITSGDMSGDHKTVGTVVDDTVITTKVKSALLADSDVKGLDVNVETSQGIVSLNGAVNNQTQIDRAAKIASGVEGVASVLNNLTIKKQ; this is encoded by the coding sequence ATGAATACATTATCAAATCGTTCAAAAGTAGCGATTGCAGGTTCACTCTTGGCAGTACTGTTTGCCAGCGGATGCGAACGTCGTACGCCAGAAACAACAGGATCAGCTGCACCTAGTGAGTCGCCAGCGACGACAGGTGTAACGCCGCCAACAGCAGTTCCAGATACAGCGCCAGCCTCGCCAGCGCCGATCACATCAGGCGATATGTCTGGTGACCATAAAACAGTCGGAACAGTTGTGGATGACACCGTCATCACCACCAAGGTGAAATCGGCATTACTGGCTGATTCAGACGTAAAAGGTCTGGACGTCAATGTTGAGACATCGCAAGGGATAGTCAGCTTAAATGGTGCGGTGAATAACCAGACGCAAATCGATCGGGCAGCGAAAATTGCGAGCGGTGTCGAAGGCGTAGCCTCGGTGCTGAATAATCTGACGATTAAAAAGCAGTAA
- a CDS encoding ABC transporter ATP-binding protein has translation MNSTVALRNIPGFIPATSTREIDSGKRDAEAVKAGVPLLQVDDVSLEYRTRERVVRATHRVSFDVHEADRFVLLGPSGCGKSTLLKAVAGFIPPVEGEIRLDGRTVTAPGPDRIVVFQEFDQLSPWKTVKQNVMFPLQASRTLGKKEAEERALHYLDKVGLTKFADVHPHQLSGGMKQRVAIARALAMQPRVLLMDEPFAALDALTRRKMQEELLQLWDEVRFTLLFVTHSIEEALIVGNRIALLSPHPGRMRAEINSHDFSLASSGSEEFQNTAQRIHRMLFDEEQEGSTTS, from the coding sequence ATGAACAGTACAGTCGCCTTGCGCAATATCCCCGGATTTATTCCGGCTACGTCCACGCGCGAAATCGATAGCGGGAAACGCGATGCAGAAGCGGTAAAGGCTGGTGTGCCTTTGCTGCAAGTGGATGATGTCAGTTTGGAATATAGAACACGCGAACGCGTGGTACGCGCCACGCATCGTGTCAGCTTCGATGTGCATGAGGCGGATCGCTTTGTCTTGCTGGGCCCATCGGGCTGCGGCAAGTCAACCTTGCTCAAGGCCGTAGCCGGCTTTATTCCGCCAGTTGAAGGCGAGATTCGTCTCGATGGACGTACGGTGACTGCACCGGGACCGGACCGCATCGTCGTGTTCCAGGAATTCGATCAGTTATCGCCATGGAAGACGGTTAAACAAAACGTCATGTTCCCGCTGCAGGCTTCGCGTACCTTGGGCAAAAAAGAAGCCGAAGAACGCGCCTTGCATTATCTGGACAAGGTTGGCCTGACGAAGTTTGCCGATGTTCATCCACATCAACTCTCAGGCGGTATGAAGCAGCGTGTCGCGATTGCACGTGCGCTGGCCATGCAACCGCGCGTATTGCTGATGGATGAGCCGTTCGCAGCGCTGGATGCACTCACACGCCGCAAGATGCAGGAAGAATTGCTGCAACTGTGGGATGAAGTGCGCTTCACCTTGCTCTTCGTCACGCACTCGATTGAAGAAGCCTTGATAGTCGGTAATCGTATTGCATTGCTGTCGCCACATCCTGGTCGTATGCGTGCTGAAATCAATAGCCACGATTTTTCCCTAGCCAGCTCAGGTAGCGAAGAATTTCAGAACACGGCACAGCGCATACATCGCATGTTGTTTGATGAAGAGCAGGAAGGCAGCACTACATCATGA
- a CDS encoding IclR family transcriptional regulator: MPKVKSAAALPAAKPAKKTAAAKAPKARATAPHKEAVAHSKRRGIQSIEIGFRILDVLRTAGRPMPLRQIAEGAGMAVANVHYYLVSFQAVGVIRQEADSGHYGLGPYALKLGMAALEQFDVFTSARPVMAELAATVGHTVFLGVWGNRGPTIVYRIEGGASRPILELRVGSVLPLLNSALGRNFLAHLPRTITGELLKQELKINLDDKHPPSHSDLPQSAADIEKMLASVKENGLSRCRDALLPHFTSLSAPVFDHLGEMIAAITVMGPMGILDDDLQGTTAKTLKARALQISSDAGFGKEVATK; the protein is encoded by the coding sequence ATGCCAAAAGTAAAATCCGCCGCTGCGCTACCAGCCGCCAAGCCCGCGAAAAAAACTGCCGCCGCAAAAGCACCAAAAGCGCGCGCAACTGCGCCCCACAAAGAAGCAGTTGCACACTCCAAGCGACGTGGCATTCAATCTATAGAAATAGGATTTCGCATACTGGATGTACTGCGTACTGCAGGACGTCCGATGCCCTTGCGCCAAATTGCCGAAGGTGCAGGAATGGCTGTGGCAAATGTGCATTACTATCTGGTCAGCTTCCAGGCAGTGGGCGTGATCCGCCAAGAAGCCGATAGCGGTCATTACGGTCTCGGCCCTTATGCGCTGAAGTTGGGGATGGCTGCGCTGGAACAATTCGATGTCTTTACCTCTGCGCGTCCTGTGATGGCAGAACTAGCGGCTACTGTCGGCCACACGGTATTCCTCGGCGTCTGGGGCAATCGCGGCCCAACTATCGTTTATCGTATCGAAGGCGGTGCCAGCCGTCCTATTCTGGAATTGCGAGTAGGCAGCGTACTGCCTTTGCTGAATTCAGCATTGGGCCGCAACTTCCTCGCGCATCTACCTCGCACGATTACCGGTGAGTTGCTGAAACAGGAATTGAAGATCAATCTGGATGACAAGCATCCACCTAGCCATTCCGATTTGCCGCAATCGGCAGCCGATATAGAGAAGATGCTGGCCAGCGTGAAAGAAAACGGTCTGAGCCGCTGCCGCGATGCCTTGTTGCCGCACTTCACTTCGCTGTCGGCACCAGTGTTCGATCACTTGGGTGAGATGATTGCCGCTATCACGGTGATGGGGCCTATGGGTATATTGGATGACGATTTGCAGGGCACCACAGCCAAGACGCTCAAGGCACGCGCCTTGCAAATATCGAGTGATGCAGGCTTTGGCAAAGAAGTCGCGACAAAATAA
- a CDS encoding NAD(P)/FAD-dependent oxidoreductase, whose protein sequence is MKIAVIGSGISGLSCAWRLSRSGYDVTLFEENDYFGGHTHTVDITLDGVKHGVDTGFLVFNHKTYPQLTKLFAELDVETAATDMSFSVKLPLGKRTLEWAGGNLDAVFAQRRNLLNPRFIRMLRDILRFNQQATALAVSDQTVDVGSLGAYLKQHHYSEEFRDWYLLPMAGCIWSCPTEQMLAFPITSFIRFCHNHGLLQVNDRPQWQTVKGGARHYVEKMLADIPRKYLRTPVISVHRATLDNISMIKIEARNGTHMFDHVVLAGHSDQSLQLLQDATIAERDLLSAIKYQPNRAVLHLDTSCLPENRKTWSAWNYQSESGKEPRVCVHYLLNQLQPLPFKQPVIVSLNPIHAPRADSVLGSFDYAHPVFDSAAVAAQHKLASIQGQQNTWFAGAWTGYGFHEDGLKSGLAVAHDIMRISASPSMQHCAA, encoded by the coding sequence ATGAAAATCGCCGTCATAGGATCTGGAATCTCCGGCCTGTCTTGTGCCTGGCGCTTGTCACGTTCCGGTTATGACGTCACCTTGTTTGAGGAAAACGACTATTTTGGCGGCCATACGCATACGGTTGACATCACGCTCGATGGCGTAAAGCATGGTGTAGATACCGGCTTTCTCGTCTTTAATCACAAAACCTATCCGCAACTGACCAAGCTGTTTGCCGAACTGGATGTGGAAACGGCCGCGACCGATATGTCCTTTTCCGTAAAGCTGCCGCTAGGCAAACGTACGTTGGAATGGGCTGGCGGCAATCTGGATGCGGTATTTGCGCAGCGTCGCAATCTTTTGAACCCCCGCTTTATCCGTATGCTGCGCGACATTCTCCGCTTCAATCAGCAAGCCACCGCATTAGCGGTCAGTGACCAAACCGTTGACGTAGGTTCGCTCGGCGCTTATCTGAAGCAACATCATTACAGCGAGGAATTCCGCGATTGGTATCTGCTACCGATGGCTGGTTGCATTTGGTCTTGCCCGACGGAACAAATGCTGGCCTTCCCGATTACATCGTTCATCCGCTTTTGCCATAACCACGGCTTGTTGCAAGTCAACGATAGACCGCAATGGCAAACGGTAAAAGGTGGTGCACGCCACTATGTTGAAAAGATGCTGGCAGACATTCCTCGCAAGTATCTGCGCACCCCTGTCATCTCGGTACATCGTGCCACGCTAGACAATATCAGCATGATCAAAATCGAGGCGCGTAACGGCACGCACATGTTCGATCACGTCGTACTGGCTGGTCATAGCGATCAATCTCTGCAATTGCTGCAGGATGCAACGATCGCAGAACGTGATCTGCTATCCGCCATCAAATATCAGCCCAATCGCGCGGTATTGCATCTCGATACAAGTTGCCTGCCAGAGAATCGTAAAACCTGGTCTGCATGGAATTACCAAAGCGAATCAGGTAAAGAGCCACGCGTATGCGTGCATTACTTGCTCAACCAGCTTCAACCATTGCCATTCAAACAGCCGGTCATCGTGTCACTGAATCCTATTCATGCGCCACGAGCAGACAGCGTCCTTGGCAGCTTTGATTATGCGCATCCGGTGTTCGATTCAGCAGCGGTCGCTGCGCAGCACAAACTCGCTTCCATTCAAGGTCAGCAAAATACATGGTTTGCCGGTGCCTGGACTGGATACGGTTTTCATGAAGATGGATTGAAATCCGGCTTGGCGGTCGCGCACGACATCATGCGCATAAGCGCCAGCCCTTCAATGCAGCACTGCGCCGCCTGA
- a CDS encoding ABC transporter substrate-binding protein, with protein MPHLNRTYRAPSRRWLGAAFSVIAVATALLSALPARAEGKISIAQQFGIGYLILDVVRDQQLIEKYGKQQGIDIQVDWASISGATAMNEALLAGALDVVSAGVPPMLTMWDRTRGKQNVKAVAALGSLPNYLLSNNPTVKTLKDLSDKDRIAVPAAGVGFQSRTLQIETARQFGKDNFKKFDNISVSLPHPDATAALIAGGSEINTHFSSAPFYYQALAANSNVHKVISSYDILGGPATFNVLYTTQKFHDENPKTYKAFYSALVEAARLIKADKPKAADTFIRIQKSKLSPDLVRKIVEDPENDFTVSPHRTFVYAEELRKLGVIKNKAASWKDYFFEEAYAQPGS; from the coding sequence ATGCCTCATTTGAATCGCACTTATCGTGCACCAAGTCGTCGTTGGTTAGGCGCTGCTTTTAGCGTAATCGCTGTAGCCACTGCTCTGTTGTCAGCTTTGCCGGCGCGTGCCGAAGGCAAGATCAGCATCGCGCAACAATTCGGTATCGGCTACCTGATTCTTGACGTAGTACGCGATCAGCAATTGATCGAGAAATACGGCAAGCAGCAGGGCATCGATATTCAAGTAGATTGGGCCAGCATCTCCGGCGCGACGGCGATGAATGAAGCTTTGCTGGCTGGTGCGCTCGATGTAGTGTCGGCCGGTGTGCCGCCTATGTTGACGATGTGGGATCGCACGCGTGGCAAGCAAAACGTCAAGGCAGTTGCTGCGCTCGGCTCCTTGCCTAACTATCTGTTGTCGAACAATCCTACTGTGAAAACACTGAAGGATTTGAGCGACAAGGATCGCATCGCTGTACCTGCCGCTGGTGTTGGTTTCCAATCACGTACTTTGCAGATCGAAACGGCGCGTCAGTTCGGTAAAGACAACTTCAAGAAATTCGACAATATCTCGGTGAGCTTGCCGCATCCAGATGCGACTGCTGCATTGATCGCTGGTGGTTCCGAGATCAATACGCATTTCTCCAGCGCACCGTTCTACTACCAGGCATTGGCAGCGAATAGCAATGTGCATAAAGTGATCAGTTCTTACGATATTCTCGGCGGCCCTGCGACCTTCAACGTGCTGTACACCACGCAGAAGTTCCACGATGAAAATCCTAAGACCTACAAGGCTTTCTATAGCGCGTTGGTGGAAGCTGCACGCTTGATCAAGGCTGATAAGCCTAAGGCAGCAGATACCTTCATCCGCATCCAGAAATCCAAGCTGTCGCCTGACCTAGTACGCAAGATTGTTGAGGATCCGGAAAACGACTTCACCGTGTCGCCGCATCGCACCTTCGTCTATGCCGAAGAGTTGCGCAAGCTGGGTGTCATCAAAAACAAGGCAGCATCGTGGAAGGATTACTTCTTCGAAGAAGCCTACGCGCAACCAGGTAGCTGA
- the epsC gene encoding serine O-acetyltransferase EpsC, which produces MTKQRPSLELVIPAPVGTWGLDNVVKSLRQSREETHNIRYRGQIRELPSREALEKILDGLSAALFPTHYGQPVLTDESIDYFVGDKLNIALNDLAEQVRRGLLFVSRQGDDADQLVVKVASDARDLDLEAIEITRNFAAQLRHIRDLLVTDLQAAYHGDPAAHSVSEILVCYPGMTAIIYHRFAHALHNLGAPFLARLISRIAHSSTGIDIHPGAEIGGSFFVDHGTGVVIGETAVIGQRVRLYQAVTLGAKRFPADENGTLIKGNPRHPLVEDDVVVYAGATVLGRITIGSGSTIGGGVWLTHSVPPGSNITQAQTRNH; this is translated from the coding sequence ATGACTAAACAACGTCCTTCATTAGAACTGGTTATTCCTGCTCCCGTCGGGACGTGGGGCCTGGATAACGTCGTCAAATCCTTACGCCAATCGCGTGAAGAAACACACAATATTCGTTACCGTGGTCAGATACGCGAACTACCCTCGCGCGAGGCCCTGGAGAAAATTCTTGATGGCTTGTCGGCTGCGCTATTTCCAACGCATTACGGGCAACCAGTATTGACGGATGAGAGCATCGATTACTTCGTCGGCGACAAACTCAATATTGCCTTGAACGATCTGGCCGAACAGGTCAGACGCGGTTTGTTGTTCGTTTCCCGTCAGGGCGACGATGCAGATCAGCTCGTCGTCAAGGTTGCTAGTGACGCGCGCGATCTGGATCTCGAAGCGATCGAAATCACGCGTAATTTCGCTGCTCAACTGCGGCATATTCGCGATCTGCTTGTGACCGATTTGCAAGCCGCTTATCACGGTGATCCGGCAGCGCACAGCGTATCGGAGATACTGGTTTGTTATCCCGGCATGACGGCGATCATTTATCACCGCTTTGCCCACGCGCTACATAATTTAGGCGCACCTTTCCTCGCGCGCTTGATCTCGCGTATCGCACATTCCAGTACTGGTATCGATATACATCCAGGTGCAGAAATTGGTGGAAGCTTCTTTGTCGATCACGGTACCGGCGTGGTAATCGGCGAGACGGCGGTGATCGGCCAGCGCGTACGACTTTATCAAGCAGTCACATTAGGTGCAAAACGTTTCCCCGCAGATGAAAACGGCACACTGATCAAAGGTAATCCACGTCATCCTCTCGTGGAGGACGATGTTGTTGTGTACGCAGGTGCCACAGTGCTGGGTCGCATCACGATAGGTTCAGGGTCAACCATAGGCGGTGGCGTCTGGCTCACGCATAGCGTACCGCCCGGCAGCAATATCACGCAGGCACAAACGCGTAATCACTAA
- the dusA gene encoding tRNA dihydrouridine(20/20a) synthase DusA: protein MADGTSVNGRRISVAPMMDWTDRHCRMFHRQITRHTWLYTEMVTTGALLHGDVPRHLDFNDEEHPVALQLGGSEPADLAKSAKLGEQWGYDEVNLNCGCPSERVQKGAFGACLMSEASLVADCVKAMRDVVSIDVTVKHRIGIDDITSYDFVRDFVGTVSEAGCNTFIVHARNAILKGLSPKENREIPPLRYEYAYQLKKDFPELEIIINGGAKTVAEIDMHLAHVDGVMIGREAYHNPYLMSSFDARYYGDDAMPKTRAEVLQAMMPYIREQLEKHGKSEKGGGLKLNSITRHMLGLMAGLPNARGFRQSLSDSKKLALGDPDLLLQALARMQPLAA from the coding sequence ATGGCAGACGGCACTAGCGTCAATGGACGACGCATTAGCGTCGCCCCGATGATGGACTGGACAGATAGGCATTGCCGCATGTTCCATCGGCAAATCACGCGCCATACCTGGCTCTATACCGAAATGGTCACGACCGGTGCCTTGTTGCACGGTGACGTGCCACGTCATCTGGACTTCAATGATGAAGAGCATCCAGTTGCACTGCAGCTAGGTGGTAGCGAGCCGGCAGATTTGGCCAAGAGCGCCAAGCTGGGCGAGCAGTGGGGCTATGACGAAGTTAATCTGAATTGTGGTTGTCCATCCGAGCGTGTGCAAAAAGGCGCATTTGGTGCTTGCCTGATGAGCGAGGCATCGTTGGTAGCGGATTGCGTCAAGGCGATGCGTGATGTGGTGTCTATCGATGTGACGGTCAAGCATCGCATCGGCATTGATGACATTACTTCGTATGATTTCGTGCGTGACTTTGTCGGTACGGTTTCGGAAGCTGGATGCAATACCTTCATCGTGCATGCGCGCAACGCGATTCTCAAAGGACTCAGCCCGAAAGAAAATCGCGAGATTCCTCCTCTGCGTTATGAATACGCATATCAGCTCAAGAAAGATTTCCCTGAGCTGGAAATCATCATCAACGGCGGTGCCAAGACAGTGGCAGAAATTGACATGCATCTTGCGCATGTCGATGGCGTGATGATAGGTCGCGAGGCGTATCACAATCCCTACTTGATGAGCTCATTCGATGCACGTTACTACGGTGACGATGCCATGCCGAAAACGCGTGCCGAAGTGCTGCAGGCGATGATGCCGTATATACGCGAGCAATTGGAAAAGCACGGCAAGAGTGAGAAGGGCGGCGGCTTGAAATTGAACAGCATCACACGTCACATGCTGGGCTTGATGGCCGGTTTGCCGAATGCGCGTGGGTTCCGTCAATCTTTATCAGACTCCAAAAAACTGGCCTTGGGTGATCCTGATTTATTGCTGCAAGCACTGGCACGTATGCAGCCATTGGCAGCTTGA
- a CDS encoding TauD/TfdA dioxygenase family protein → MSALSVTEAVTDFNILPFEAPLGAELIGLDLAREIDAPDFSRIHQAHLNHYLLVFRDQRITPAQQIEFSRRFGALQIHVLHQFQLPGHPEILIISNIKENGEPIGLGDAGHFWHSDLSYVDVPSLGSMLHAQELPAEGGDTLFANMHLAWDTLDAHLKDKIIGLKAEHSYLAQYAELQRRNPWRPNLTAEQIAKVKPVLQPVVRTHPETGRKALFVSEHFTTRIDGLPEDESRDLLNQLFTHSVKPEHVYRHRWQPHDLIFWDNRSLMHLAAGCPEDQRRKLYRTTIEGDVPF, encoded by the coding sequence ATGTCTGCTCTTTCTGTTACCGAAGCTGTCACTGATTTCAACATCCTTCCTTTTGAAGCGCCGCTGGGTGCTGAGTTGATCGGACTGGATCTTGCGCGCGAGATCGATGCTCCCGATTTTTCGCGCATACATCAAGCGCATCTGAATCATTATTTGTTGGTGTTCCGTGATCAGCGCATTACACCTGCACAGCAAATTGAATTCAGCCGTCGTTTTGGCGCATTGCAGATTCATGTGCTGCATCAATTCCAATTGCCGGGCCATCCAGAAATATTGATCATTTCCAATATCAAGGAAAACGGCGAGCCAATTGGCCTCGGTGATGCCGGTCATTTTTGGCATTCTGATTTGTCGTATGTCGATGTACCTAGCTTGGGTTCGATGTTGCATGCGCAAGAGTTGCCAGCAGAAGGCGGCGATACCTTATTCGCCAATATGCATCTCGCGTGGGACACCCTGGACGCGCATCTGAAGGACAAGATTATTGGTTTGAAAGCCGAGCATAGTTATCTGGCGCAGTACGCTGAATTGCAACGTCGCAATCCGTGGCGTCCTAATCTGACTGCAGAACAAATCGCAAAGGTAAAACCGGTACTGCAACCCGTAGTGCGTACGCATCCAGAAACAGGTCGCAAGGCTTTGTTCGTCAGCGAGCATTTCACTACACGCATAGATGGTCTGCCAGAAGATGAAAGCCGTGATCTGCTCAATCAGCTATTCACACATAGCGTCAAACCTGAACACGTCTATCGCCATCGCTGGCAGCCGCACGATCTGATTTTTTGGGACAACCGCTCGCTAATGCATTTGGCTGCAGGTTGTCCGGAAGATCAGCGTCGCAAGCTGTACCGCACCACGATAGAAGGCGATGTGCCGTTCTAA
- a CDS encoding DUF1365 domain-containing protein, translated as MDSTLHSAQLCFGKVQHTRLRPVQHAFNYGVYFMRLPLRAMAQQAPSNPVLFSQNRFNLLSFWDKDHGDGQQSLISWIDALLQREGITDADGEVWLQAFPRVLGYVFNPVSFWFCHRQDGSLRAVLAEVRNTFGERHCYLLDTGEAMPYGIELTARKIFHVSPFCSVDGSYRFRFMRTSQQQDGKSVERTVARIDHDDAHGPLILTSISGTSHALSNALILRAFFFYPLMTIGVIVKIHWQAFKLWRKRLPFFAKPIPPSSELSK; from the coding sequence ATGGACAGCACCCTACACTCCGCTCAACTCTGCTTCGGCAAAGTGCAGCACACGCGTCTGCGGCCGGTGCAGCACGCGTTTAACTATGGCGTGTACTTCATGCGCCTGCCTTTACGTGCTATGGCACAGCAAGCGCCATCAAATCCTGTGCTCTTCTCACAGAACCGTTTTAATTTACTGTCGTTCTGGGACAAGGATCACGGCGACGGGCAGCAATCTTTAATCAGTTGGATAGATGCGCTGCTGCAACGTGAAGGCATCACAGATGCAGATGGAGAAGTCTGGTTGCAAGCCTTTCCGCGTGTACTGGGCTATGTATTTAATCCAGTGTCGTTCTGGTTTTGTCATCGACAGGATGGCAGCTTGCGCGCGGTGCTGGCCGAGGTACGCAATACCTTTGGCGAACGTCATTGCTATTTACTCGATACCGGCGAAGCCATGCCTTATGGCATAGAACTCACTGCACGCAAGATATTCCACGTCTCGCCATTCTGTTCAGTCGATGGCAGCTACCGTTTCCGCTTCATGCGTACATCACAGCAGCAAGATGGCAAATCCGTCGAGCGCACCGTTGCGCGTATCGATCATGACGATGCACATGGCCCGTTAATTCTGACCAGCATTTCCGGCACCTCACATGCCTTGTCGAATGCACTCATCCTGCGCGCATTTTTCTTTTACCCATTGATGACCATAGGCGTGATCGTAAAAATTCATTGGCAAGCGTTCAAGCTTTGGCGCAAACGCTTGCCATTTTTTGCCAAACCCATCCCACCTTCCAGCGAGTTGAGCAAATGA
- a CDS encoding ABC transporter permease: MSNILNPPIRPEYELRLEPFTELPVERQLPFAARLWTQGWLRKSLILVVLAVLWEVVARWQDNELLLPTFMATAHALVEGISSGELIDKVGISLSVLLQGYAIGVLAAFLLTTLAVSTQLGRDLLDTLTSMLNPLPAIALLPLALLWFGIGRGSLVFVLVHSVLWPMALNTYAGFQGVPETLRMAGRNYGLRGIPYVLQILVPAALPAILSGLKIGWAFAWRTLIAAELVFGASSGKGGLGWYIFQNRNELYTDKVFAGLATVILIGLLVENIVFRSLEKVTVQRWGMQR, encoded by the coding sequence ATGAGTAATATATTGAATCCGCCGATTCGTCCTGAATACGAACTTAGGTTGGAACCTTTTACTGAACTGCCGGTTGAACGCCAATTGCCGTTTGCAGCACGTCTCTGGACGCAGGGTTGGCTGCGCAAGAGCTTGATTCTAGTGGTGCTGGCTGTGTTGTGGGAAGTCGTAGCGCGTTGGCAAGATAACGAGTTGCTGCTGCCAACTTTCATGGCAACGGCGCATGCACTGGTAGAAGGAATCAGTAGCGGTGAATTGATCGATAAGGTAGGGATATCTTTATCGGTTTTGTTGCAGGGATATGCGATCGGTGTACTGGCTGCTTTCCTGTTGACAACCTTGGCTGTCTCTACGCAGCTTGGGCGCGACTTGCTGGATACACTGACCTCGATGCTGAATCCGTTGCCTGCGATCGCATTGCTGCCGCTGGCCTTGCTATGGTTTGGGATAGGGCGCGGTAGTTTGGTCTTTGTGCTCGTGCACTCTGTACTGTGGCCTATGGCGCTGAATACGTATGCAGGCTTCCAAGGCGTGCCGGAAACGCTGCGCATGGCGGGCCGTAACTATGGTTTGCGAGGTATTCCTTATGTATTACAGATATTGGTGCCAGCGGCGCTGCCTGCGATTCTGTCAGGTTTGAAAATCGGCTGGGCATTTGCATGGCGCACCTTGATTGCGGCGGAACTAGTGTTTGGTGCATCGTCAGGCAAGGGTGGCCTCGGCTGGTATATCTTCCAGAATCGCAATGAGTTGTACACCGATAAAGTATTTGCCGGATTGGCGACTGTGATTTTGATCGGCTTGCTAGTTGAGAATATCGTGTTCCGTAGTCTGGAAAAAGTCACAGTGCAACGCTGGGGCATGCAGCGTTAA
- a CDS encoding entericidin A/B family lipoprotein, with protein sequence MKKIISIVCLLAMSVGLSACNTFKGMGEDVQRGGEKIQDAATGK encoded by the coding sequence ATGAAAAAAATTATTTCCATCGTATGTCTTCTCGCTATGAGCGTTGGTTTGAGTGCCTGCAATACGTTTAAAGGTATGGGCGAAGACGTACAACGCGGCGGCGAAAAAATACAGGATGCAGCAACAGGCAAATAA